The following DNA comes from Anopheles coustani chromosome 2, idAnoCousDA_361_x.2, whole genome shotgun sequence.
GCGCAACATATATACAttgaaatttaacaaaaactcCATTAACAAACTTCAGAGTAAAGGTACTGAAATACAAGCAAAGCTAGAAAAGCTGAAATATTGCATGCTTTCCGCGATCACATTGAACTGTCTTATTTCATCCTGCTTTCAAGAAAGCGATGCTTTGCGCTGGTTATCGATTTGACTATTCGTGTGGCTTCCTTTTGTCCCTATAGCTTCCAGGTTTTCTTAGAGCTTTACTTGAGATTCAAAAATCAACTACTTTGCACACTGGTTTCTTCTCGCTTTTCCTGCATGTGATTGCCAACTGTTGGTTTTTTGTCTTAAATTTTCTCTAGTACGAATTGTTCAGTCGTTATGTTGCTGTTTCTGTTATATGCCTGttcatgcaattgtttttgttagcTTTGTGGcacatttattcaaattaatgcAATGTTTTCAACTGTTATTTGTTCctattttaaactttattgTCCAATTAGTTTTTGTCCCTTAAACTTCCTATTCACAAAATCTTTGCTTATAAATCCAGCCTACAATTTGGTCTTCGATAtacaaattataaatttttacGATCAATCCTATTCAGTTCTCCCCACTGGTATTAAAACATTTGCTAAATATGGTAAATGTATTCCGTATGATGATAGAACCCATATTATTTGAGGGAAGTTCTCTCAGTGTCTTTATACGTAATTAATTTCTGTATGCAATGTTTTACATCCCAATTTGATGTGTTCTTTCGTTTCGTACGAGCTTTACATGTGTCGTTAtgttcgttttcccttttcgtgtctttttttttaataaaaaaaaacaacgtaaaCGGAAGGAGTAATTCTAAACTTATCGTCGATCCATAAAACCCAATCAGGGCCAACAACAGCGAACGatttattataatttctttaatttctaTTCGGTGTAATCTTATCAGGAAATCTCATACATATTTCCAATACTCATCGAAAAGTAActaacaaaatgaaaatttctcTCGCGGCAATGTGTAATCTTTTGAAATAAACAATGCGGTAGATCGTAATCGTTTATGCGGTGAACATGAAAAAAGTTTGCAGTCAAAATTCGATTGCTCATATTGTAACATTTAATCGTatcgtaaaagaaaaaaagtaaacgtgCGGTTTGAAAcgttttcaaataattaaaaatacttaACAAAGATTAGTTAAATTTTATTGCTCCCTTATAGAAAAAGTTGAATCATCTAACGACAAAGTCAGAAATCTGTCAACGCAGAAACATCTACAAATATTctatattttcaatttcattatttGCGATCGATTGAGCGTTATAACTGGAGCAAAATGTTATGGAACTTTCGGTGCAAATAAGAAAAGAAGATTGAAACAATAACGACTGTGATGTAGGCTAGTCCAAGAATTTTGAAATCGATTAAATTGATCGTAATGGTTCACGAGATAATGATAGAGCAGTGAAAAGTTACAGCATTTGGTAAAGACAAGAACATGCGAACTTTTTTCAAACCCTTCGCATAACGATTAACTACCAGCTATCCCGGGCAGCACCTTGCGTTCCGTGACCCTGAGCCTTTTCCGACAACTCAATCGACAATTTTCGGCTACGCCGCAACCGATCGCAGCTGAAATACATGGCAAGTGTAATACTCTTCCATCCTTCGTATCTTCCGTCAGAGCAGTGAACATGACACCAGAGTTGAGTGCACATATTTTCTTCATCAAGAAATTGGGGGAAAACCCCGACTACGAAAAAAGAAGCATATTACAAATCTTCGACTTTCTGTTTCCTGCTCCTCCTGTTCATACTAAATGAATGGATGCACTACAATTTAACACAGCCTTAATATCGTTTGCATAAGAAATGATCCGATACACAGTTcctgaattgtttttttattgaatcgTCAAAAGTCGTGCAGGattcaaaaaccaaaaagctTTAAAATATGCTCTCTTTTATATTAGAAGTCGCAAGCACATATGAAGCCAATGCCATGATATTTTTCTCATAGACATAGGTCGATCATCTATGAAATACAACATACAAGGGAGATCTCTGATATCATCAGCATGcagcaaagaaaaacgtatAGAATGAACTGgccgtttttaaaacaaaataaataaaaaatcgatACGGTTTTAACTATTGCCGTTCAGTGCATGCATCATCGTGATTAATAGTTAAGGTTAGTTGTTATGTTTTAGAATTCCAACCATGATCAACAAAAGATGGATAGAAATGTCAGCAAAAGcaacacatttttaaaaatatctgcAAAGTTCTAAAGGAGAAAAAGTCCACATCAAACAAGAAAGAAGTTAAATTATAGTTCAGAATGACTGTGGAAATTAAGATAAAATACAGAGAAACCAATAATAGTATAGTGCGAATTGTTGGCGTTCTCCAATTTGTTCTCAACGGTCAATTGCGACGTTGTcaatttcccaaaaaaaaatctgttctAGTTTTTCAACATTACTTAGCACAGATAAAATTGCTGAATTACTGCTTTAATAGATCAACTATTTTACATTCTATGATTGATCTAGCGAACAAGAGTTAagttttattctgttttccaGTACGTAAGGATAAGCAGGGTTAGTTTTTATCATACTGAATCGCACCAATAACATATTTGTTAAGGTCAGATGACCCTAGTGTTTGGAAGAAAGAAATACTTCACCAGTAAACTTCTCTACCGGGTCAGCTATGGAAAAGTAATGCCATCAGCATTGAGGACAGTGTCACGATAGGCCAATGGCAAAAAGAATATTATACCTTAGAATACCAAATGTATATCAATTTAAGAATATTATCTTAATACAAAAGCCTTACAATATCCCGATAAAATTATATAATGCGATAGGTATATCGCTTGTTCCCAGCTTAAAATCTGTCCGTTCATTGTCAGAGAATAATATATTTAATTTCAccattttaaagcaaaaaaaaaaagataagatAATGGAACAACTTCAGCGCTTGttcaaaaaatgcaaaaaataacTCACACAAATTCAAGATCTTCATaggttcgtaattttaaccttCCAATATCGAAGCTTCATTTTCAAACCTTTAATATGTCTCAGTAAAATATAgtgaaacatttaaataattctatcgcgaaaaaaaaaatgtgaacgcTATCAACCGAAAAATTCACATACGAAAAGCAAGTTGCGTGTTGATATAAAGTAACATTACCTGGTAAGGCAGACAAGAGGTTTGTGCTTCAGTAAGATAATTATTATAGTaagaaaaacaggaaatcCCAAACCCTTCCATGGACAGACTAGAACACCTTGAAACAAATGCTGACAAAACATTCATTATCCTTCACAGGACAGTGCACCACTGTAAGAGCTCAAGAAATAAAGGTTTTGTATCAGGTGATGGTTATTGTCTTATCCGTTATacgttttatgaattttatgCGGGCTGTTACAATACTCCAAGATGGGATACAACAGCAGGACAATTTTCGACCAGTTTCGTTAAACTTTAGAAATACGAGAACCCTTGCTTAACAACCAATTTGTTAGTCGCGGTGctattttgattttcttttccaagtccttttttaaatttcatacaAAATGCCTTAAGAAGATCGGAATAACATCAAGAAAACTACGCCTTCAAACTTATCAAccattcaaagtttgtttttggatgtttattCACGTTGTTGTTTTAGTCTTGTGTCGAAACCGCAAACCCACCTTTTTTATACAATCCTTATCGATGTCGTCTCGATTAGAAGTCTGTTAAGTCATCCTTGTTTTAGTTCTTCCCGATGTTGGtgtctgtttttatttaaacactACAACACAAAGGTACCATGCATTAACAGTAGTACACACGGATCAAACTTGCAACTTTCCCTTATTTCACGGAAGTTTCAAAAACACGACCCTGTTACGCATACAACACATTCACACAGTGAAATTTAAAgtcatttgcattttaaaaacaaaaggcCTTTAACGTTCCTCTCCAATGAGCGATCGCGAATCAATTTTGTGATTTATGCTTTTCAGCTCAacgctttttttctgaaaaacaaGCTTCACAAATGCTAAAGCAATATTTCAAAACCGCTCAATTCTTCGCTTGCGATGTACCGTTTCCGAACAACCTTCTAAAGCTTTCTTTAAAACTCAATATTTCCTATGTTCCCTCGGCTTCCTTTTATTCCTTTCACTTTTGAATATCCCGAAGGTGCTAGATGTAAAACGTTTGCAATGCTGATATGGTCAAGCAATGGCATTTTTAACTTAACTGATACAGTTGCCCAATCTTATCTTTCGATGGtataattcatttttatatggcctaaaacacaaacacgcatATATACTTAAGCCACTGAAGGATACACAGATAAAAACAATTCTTGTTATAGTTTGCTCCCAACAATGTGTCGTACTCGTCGAAAGTGCGTAATATTTCAGCAAAATTATCAACTAACTTTTGTTAGCGCAACATAGGTGCGTGCTGCGAATGCGTATGTTTTGAATTTACTATGGTgtaaaaaatttgaaactcCCCACAAAAAGTCCCCTCCGCGACACAATAAGCCGTCACAAAATCGTTCACAGCAAAAACGAATTAGCTCCTAATGCTACAAGGGATACTTCGCGTCTCCATCGGTTTCTACATTAAGCTTTTTATGTTGGTTTTAATTAAGTTTGGCCGTTCGGGAATCAACTTGGAAGGTAAAATCAATCTGCGCAACGGACAGAAGAAGGCGAAAATAATGGTAATCAACAGTTACAATAATTGAAACAAGTGAACTCGTGTttcattgtttctttttacaaGTTTTTCAGGTGTCTACCCTACCAGATCATCCCACCCAACGAGGAAAACACGAACCAGAGACTGACCCGGAAGCAGAGCAGTAAAAGGATGATACAGTgatataataaaaaatgttatttattaCCGTTTGTAAGGAATACAGCACTCGTTGCATCCTTTTAATATCCGAAAAACTGTTTGCTGAAACGAACAGGTAAaattagaaactgttttgcgACATGAAGTAATACTAAGTTACCTTTAATCCAACGTCATATTTGCAGGATTAGTAGTGTTTAGCTGTGACACTTCTAAACTAGCATCTGAGACGTTCATGTGGAACGACGAACCCATCGCATCCagatcatcttcatcttcaTACATTTTCTTCATTCGTTGTTTATAGCTGTGGCAAAAACAAAGTGATATGATATAATGTTTATATGCTTGATACAATTATGTAGCTTAAGCAAACCACTTACATCTGACTGTCGGGATTATTTTCCTGATTGCGGCACTTTTCTAGCTTTTTATCTAAGAACCGGAAAAGTTCCTTCGTTGGCAGTTTAGTATTGTTCACCAAAGATCGCACTCTTCGTACAGCTTCTATCAAAACTGGCAGTTTATCCTTGGCCGAACCAAACAACGATTCCGTGACGTAGCTGTCTAGGTTTTCCTGCTCCTTGCTTGCAGCATGAAGCACTGCCGCAAGGGCTATTTGCGCTGGGGCGTACATTAGCGGAACATCCGTCAGAAAGGTCTTATCGATGAAATCTTCAATCCATGGGCGTAGCCGATCCGGATTTTTCATATTGCAGCGAGTCTGAAAGTttcggaaaggaaaggaagcaaAGTAAGCATTATTcatcttttaaaatgttcccaAGCCTCTGGGTAACCTACCTTAATGTCGATTAGAAATCCTTCGATCGGCCTCATCGGATTGTGTATTGTAAGATAATAGTTCAGTTCCTGCATCAACAACAGTTCATTGGAAAGAATAATATCCATCGCTTTGACACGATCGCCCTTGGTGTTGGCCACAAATTGTGCAATGGAAACGTTAAACTCCTCCACCTTACAAGCGAGATAAATGCACGTTGCTCTGGGGGAAGGatgaaaatgaattaattGAAAACCAACAACCCTTTTACAACTAGGGCCCTATACTCACAAAATTTCTTTTGGATGGTAATCCATGGCCGAGTTGTTCAAGTAGAAACGTTTGAAGTAGTGAAACGCAGTACCCACTACATACTTCGGCATTGGTGGTTCGAACTTCTTACAGAATTCTTTCATGTGCGATTCGTACTGCTTCAGCAGCTGCCGCTCCTCGTCCGCGGAAAGGAAATGCGCCAACTTTTGCTCTTCCTGAAAATGCGTTCAAGCCACGAGCTTCAAGCACACCGCTAGGGACCGGTGCGACATTCACATACTTACAGTCATGCCTGCGCCATGTTTAGCGATGAAACGAATGTTTTGAGCTAGGCGTAATTCGGCAAGCTCCTGTTCCGTTTTAAACGTCCAGTACTTTTTCTGGGAGCTAAGGGCATACATCTTTACACGGGCTAATATTTTTTAAGAACTAAACGACAACACACTTTTctactgtttttctttgtttgtcgAGCTTGAATGTTTTGACGGCTTCTGTGACAGTTGGAATCAAAAGTGACAAAATAGACAATTTTGCTTGTTCTCTGCTCCTCGTTATTATGTACAAATGTACaaaaatttgatattttaaatttgaccccTCTACTAGGACAAAGATATGGATGTTGCattcaaaatagttcaaacaCAAACCCACGAATGGAAACTGCCGGTGTTACTTGATTTCAGAAGTGCATTAGATGGTATAAACACTCCAATAAAACGTCAGACGTTGTAAACATTTAAGAAAGAATCTGCAAATAACTCCTTGTGCTCCACTGAAACAAGAATCTTTCGACATCAGCAGGCTCAACAATCGGGACATATGGCCTATAGTTTCCGAACTCAGTTTTAAATGTGATTCAGTGCAATGGAAATGTTAAGTGAAAACCCCACGAAAGCATTGGCGCAACCAAACCTTTGTCTCTCAGtatagaagaaaaagaagaaacagttTAGGACGACGACCGAAGGAATCATCAATGCCAGTCGTCGTCGGGCTTCTCCATCTGTGCTGGTTGTTTTCTCAAGAAAGGTGGGCGGTATTGCAGAATCCCACCTACGTTTGAAGGCTATGGAGAAGCATATTGTCTTGCTATGTATCCTAGGCTTCTCGGCGGATCCTTTTATTTGCATCGTGCGATAAAATGTAAACTGTGTTTCCATCAGTGTGCTCCCATGCTTTAGTCTGGTAGCAGCACACATGATTCAGACACCTTCAATGAAGTGAAGATATGCCGTTAATTCAATGTGAATTTCTTGCCTGATCGAGGTAGAAGTATCACACGTGTAAATGCCTTGTGTGACCCCGAGGAAGTTCGTTTCTAATCAAAGTGAAATAGCGACCCGTCATCTGTTCGTGCTTCACACTATTGGCCTTGTCGACAAGCTCGATCATGTCCGGAATGTACGGTCACAATCGCGAGGCAGTTCGCGTGAAAGTGAAGGTAACGTGCAGCGACCGTCAGTACATGGTCGTCATTATTTCAGGGGGACTTCCCAATTTACTTCACCcactcgtttttttcttttgcagaaATGTGAGAAAAATATTCCATCAGAAACGAGAAAATTCAGCGTGGATCCGCAGATTACCAACCTCGAGGTGTTGTACTCACTGCTCGCCAAagcatttgatttaaaaacggACTTTGGCATCAGCTACAAGGTGATCGAAGCGAACGGTCAGGAGAGCTACCTCGTCGTGCTTTCCGATTGGGACTTGGAAGCTGCCTTCCTGCGGGCCCATAATCAATCAATTGCCAGCAAATGTGAACCGTGTTTAAATCTGCGCGTCGACATCAAACCATTCTCCGAGACGTCGGATTGGGATGGAACGGGCGCAGCTACGAACACCATTCCCCGCGAACTGGTGTCGCTGCAGCAGTCGATCGGGGCCGGACAAAAGTATGTGCAAAACAAACTGCCCGGTTTGATTATGAATCAGATGGAGAAAACATTCTCCATGGTTCAGCGAGCCTTCAATCTAGTCGAGGATCCACTGCTGACACAACCGATTCGACCACCGTTGGCAGATGCTGAATTTCGAAAGCTACAAGATTCGGTTGGTCAGATAGTGGCACCGGAGCAGTTGCGCAAGGTGATCTATCTCGGTGGAATAGATCCCAGTTTAAGGCGTGTCGTGTGGAAGCACATACTCAACGTCTATCCGGACGGGATGACCGGCAGGGAGAGAATGGAGTACATGAAAAGGAAATCAGGTTAGTAATTGCACTCTTGAAAAACTCCTATCGAGCATGCCAATAAGTTTGTGTTCGTTATTTCCAGCGGAGTATTATCGATTGCGTGATGTATGGCGCAGTACGATGCAGCGAGGAAATATCGTGGGAGAACTAGCGTACGTAACCAGCATGGTGCGCAAGGACGTGTTGCGCACGGATAGGCTACATCCCTTTTACGCCGGTAGTGATGACAACCAGAATATCGCCGCCCTCTTCAATGTACTTACTACGTACGCGCTAAATCATCCTGCTGTCAGCTACTGCCAGGGAATGTCGGACATCGCTTCGCCGCTGCTGGTCACGATGGGTGATGAAGCGCAAGCGTATATCTGTTTCTGCGCCGTAATGGAACGGCTTAGTTGCAACTTTATGCTGGACGGAATCGCCATGACGTTAAAATTTTCTCACCTATCCGAGGCGCTGCAGTACTACGATCCGGACTTTTTCGCCTATCTCAAACACCATCAGGCGGACGATCTGTTATTCTGCTACCgttggctgctgctggagATGAAGCGTGAGTTTGCCTTCGATGACGCGCTGCGAATgctggaagtgctttggagctcATTGCCTCCCATGGCGCCAAAGGGAGAGCTAGCATTGTACGAGAAAGAATATGAACCGCCGCCATCGGATGACAATACCCATCCACCACCGAGCCAGAGCCCATCTGTAATGCTCCGCACACCGCGTGAAAATCCGTACACGAAAGTGTGTGCCCTTCGCCGTCAAAGCTCCGCCCTATCGTTGAGCTCGTCGTGCTGCACCTCGACGAATCCCCAAAGCTCGAGTCGCTATGGAAGCGGACCCGGTGTCGGACTCGGTGGACGCTTGGACGCAACGAGACGCCTAAATCTCAGTCTGGACGAAAACATTACGAGGGAAAACGTGTACTCCAACCGAGTTGGGCACGTGCAAAAGGTACACCAAAGTTTGGACGAGGCAAAGATTGCGTTAGTAAAGCAGCGGAAAATCGTACGCAGTGTTGGAGACGACGAAGACATACAGGAGGTAGAGCtcgttcagcagcagcaaccgcgaGAGGAAGAAGACAATGCGACGGACATAGAGGATAGTGTATTTCATTCGCCACAGCACCAAACGAACCGAAAAGCACCGTACCCGAGCAGTAGTAATCCCTTTTTTGGCGATTCTCTTGAAAGTATTTGTCCGCCAGAACCAGAAGAGGAGCTGGGGCGAgcaccggagtcaccgctcgACTTCAGGCCAGAGTCGACAGAAGCTGAACCCACGAACAGCAGTAGTGCGGCCAGTAGTGTACGCAATTCACCCGTGATTGGGCGCAGTCGGAGCCTGTTCTCCACGTCGGCTGCCACAGGAAAACTGATCGCGCGGCAGTTGAGCAAtcaaaagaaacatttcactGGTggcggtagtggtggtggatcATCGTCGAGTGGTGCAGGAAATGGGTCCGGAATAGGACATTTTCACGATCTCAAAGAGAAAATTGCCGCCAGTCGAAAGGGGATATTTGGCTCACAAGATAAGACCTCGGGACCATCCACCGACGAGCGAGGAACGGTTCTATTGTCCGAATCGCACGGCGACAGGGTGAAGCCGAAGTTGGTGAAAAACTTTAACGAGTTCCTAAACTTTGCGGCCATAAACAAGAGCCGCATCAGTGATCGGTTGGCAACGAAAAAGTTGCTCGCAAATTCATCCACCACCAACGTGACAAACGCCAGTAAGGGCACCATAAATAACAGTGGATCGATTGAGTCGACTACCAGCAGCTATACGACGACCGGTGGAGGAGGCATGGGAGGTGGAGCATCAAGGGATGATTCGACGGAAACGATTGAATACAACGAACTGAAACCGAAGCCTGTGATCAAGCTGACCAAATCATCGTTCGATGATTCCGATTCGTCGGCCACAAGCGTTGGCGTGGTGCTGGATTCGATGGCTACCACGGCGGCGCTTTCACGATCGAGTGATAATAGTAGCTTCATCGTGGATGATAGTTCTGCCTCCGGCTCCCCGATACACGTGCGCAAGGGGGAAGAAAAGGACACGACGATGAAGGTTACATCACCACCAGTGGAGCCCAATGAAGAAGGCTTATCGTCCCAACGCCCGGAGGAATTGTTTATGGGAGGTTCTTACGCTGCGACGGGGGCCGCCGCGGATGGTAGTAGTCCCGACGACTCGCAGGAATACTTTCCCATGACCACATCAATGACAAGGGAGCTACGGTTAGAGCTGGAAAACCTTGATCGGCATGTTTTCGGTAATGATTTCCACAGCAAGCAACAGCGGGTTTTCACACTCAGCAGTTGTGTCGACATGGAAACGCCTCCCGAAAGTGGTGACTCCCTCGAGCGCGCCGTCGGTATCCAGGGGGTTTCTCCTTCCACTATCACCACCGTGGTGGAGATCGACCAAGACACAACGACAACCGTCACGTCGATTGCGTACAGCAAGTTGGACAATAATGGAAGCCTACCGCGATCATTCGATACCACGATGGAGATACAATCGATCGATGAAATCTGTGATCGTTCCGACGATCATCGTCCGGAGCAAGTGGAAGAAGAAGGGTTGGCTGCGGCGGCGGTAGTTGTACGGTATCGAGAGAAACCGGGCCGTCGCCGGCAAGGCACCGGTGGTTGTCCCAGTAGCATCATCAGCGACAACCGTGACAGTAAACGCATCAGCACGTCGAGCGCCAACGTCACGAGCAGCGACGTGTTCGTTTGGGAAAATCCGCTCCACCAGGAGTGTGTGGACGACAACGCTATAAGCCCGGTATCCGGCGGGATGGTGACCGGGGAGGTGACTCAGATTCACCAGCGTACGGCCACAACACCCGACGAGCATCCGGAGCTGGAGTACGATGGGGAAATTATCGAAGAGACAACATTGGGCAAGAAGTCTGTCACCCCAATACGGTTGGTGCGACGCAACGGGGATCGTTCGGTGCCGTGTTCGGCGCGCAATTCTATGATACTTCCGGACTCATCAGACTCCTCGTGTGACTCACCGCTGGCACGTTCACCCGCAGCCGTGAAGTTTAAATTTCATCCCAATAATCCCTTTTTTGATGCGGAATCAAGTGCGATCGACAATCGCCCCGTCGGAGTGTGCTCATTACCCCGTGCCGGTGTTACAGATGGTGAAGAACTCGTTGCTGGCGGAGCACTAGAGGAAGCTACCGAAGCTTCGGCAATCATCATGGGTGTTTCCGCCAACGATACCCTGCTCAATAAAACCTTCGAAGAAAAACCATCCCCATCAGCATCGTCGGTCGAACCGAATCCACTTGACGTAGGTGGTGCAGGTGCCTCCAGTATCGTCACTATCGCCAGCACTATGAAAATCGCCGGAGCCCTTCCACCGCCACAAGAATTCGGCGGAGGCAACCCATTCCTGATGTTCCTCTGCCTGACGATACTGCTGCAGCACCGAGACTACATCATGAAGACGGGTATGGACTACAACGAGATGGCTATGCACTTCGACAAGATGGTCCGCAAGCACAACGTAACCCGCGTGCTAAACCAGGCACGTCAAATGTACGCTGAATACCGCAGGCTCTACCAGCAGCAACTTTCTCAAGCGGGAACGGTGAGTAGAGCGTCGATGCCGGGTTCGGTTTCGATGATGGCCAGCAGTTTCCATGGCACACAAAGTATCGGACTCGGTGGCGGTAACATGGACAGCTTACTAAGGAAAGCTTCGGCACCGGAAGTGAGCTCGGCGCGAAGAAATACCGGAGGCGATTTGACACTGGTGACGTAGTATGGTTTAAGTTGACTgaaacaaaactttaccgCGAAGATCAATGCGGTGTAatgtgttccttttttgtcAGGATTTTTACTTTGCTTTTGTTAAATTGTAATTATCACACATCCCACTAAATATTTAAGTTGAAGGGAGTGAGGTAAAGTTAAGCAAAATAGCTGTTGACTAGTGTCAACATTTTCTTCTCAATCCATGTAGAATGCAATTTAAATCgtgatattttttattagATACACACGCAACGATGTGGTTCAACggtgttggttttatttatggTCTAtagtttgttcgtttttaaaGGGTTTTGTGAcatgatttcttttttatgtaatttcgaCAACTGCCCTATTTTTCATCAGTATAACGAGAAACACAATTTTTATAATCAGcaggaagaaaattaaagataTTTAACGTAAGAAATGCGACCagctaaaaaaaacacatacccTATATATTCGCTATCACACTTTAATGCGGAATATTTTACACTTTCGAAAATGTTGCTCGATAGTGCGGATGGAGGcggaaaaaagctaaaataccaaaaaagaaaaaaagaaacaagattTAAACTAAAAGTAGAATGGCTAGTATGTGGTAGGCATCCAATTAAAAGGCATCTTTTACATTCGTTCGACTTTAACCTACACATATTTATGCAAATCACTGTGGAACACTCCTCGTAACGTGACCACGTCGCACGCAAATGAACTGCAGCTGCACCACAAGCTATTTACAATATTTATATAGTACAGCAAACACTCTGGCAGATATTACCAACAAATGAAGAAAGTACGCGCCTACTTAGCCTGTAGATAGAGAAGTAACCATCATCCGGATAGATGATAGCAATCCTCAAACGTGGACCTCTCGGAAAGAGGAAAGAACGATCAATACTGACAAGTAAATGTGGCCGATAACGGATGAACGGATGCGAAAACAGATTTTCCTTCCATCTTTAGTGTCGCGCTCCCCGAACCAAGAGATACGTAGTATTCCGCAGTGTAATCATCCTCCTCTTAGTGAAAGTATGTCTGTCTGTGAGAAAGAATAATTCATTCCATGTTGTTGATAGGGTAGTTGTTGGATAGGGTAGAGAATAATCAATTTCATGGCCTTTTTCGGTCCGGTATGGTAGGCCATGACTGAGGCAAGATAAACACCATGTTACAGTGAATGTAATCATTATCTTTGGAGGATCGATGAGTGCACCACACGCAGGTATAACGGAAATATTTAAA
Coding sequences within:
- the LOC131267663 gene encoding cyclin-H yields the protein MYALSSQKKYWTFKTEQELAELRLAQNIRFIAKHGAGMTEEQKLAHFLSADEERQLLKQYESHMKEFCKKFEPPMPKYVVGTAFHYFKRFYLNNSAMDYHPKEILATCIYLACKVEEFNVSIAQFVANTKGDRVKAMDIILSNELLLMQELNYYLTIHNPMRPIEGFLIDIKTRCNMKNPDRLRPWIEDFIDKTFLTDVPLMYAPAQIALAAVLHAASKEQENLDSYVTESLFGSAKDKLPVLIEAVRRVRSLVNNTKLPTKELFRFLDKKLEKCRNQENNPDSQIYKQRMKKMYEDEDDLDAMGSSFHMNVSDASLEVSQLNTTNPANMTLD
- the LOC131266402 gene encoding uncharacterized protein LOC131266402 → MSGMYGHNREAVRVKVKKCEKNIPSETRKFSVDPQITNLEVLYSLLAKAFDLKTDFGISYKVIEANGQESYLVVLSDWDLEAAFLRAHNQSIASKCEPCLNLRVDIKPFSETSDWDGTGAATNTIPRELVSLQQSIGAGQKYVQNKLPGLIMNQMEKTFSMVQRAFNLVEDPLLTQPIRPPLADAEFRKLQDSVGQIVAPEQLRKVIYLGGIDPSLRRVVWKHILNVYPDGMTGRERMEYMKRKSAEYYRLRDVWRSTMQRGNIVGELAYVTSMVRKDVLRTDRLHPFYAGSDDNQNIAALFNVLTTYALNHPAVSYCQGMSDIASPLLVTMGDEAQAYICFCAVMERLSCNFMLDGIAMTLKFSHLSEALQYYDPDFFAYLKHHQADDLLFCYRWLLLEMKREFAFDDALRMLEVLWSSLPPMAPKGELALYEKEYEPPPSDDNTHPPPSQSPSVMLRTPRENPYTKVCALRRQSSALSLSSSCCTSTNPQSSSRYGSGPGVGLGGRLDATRRLNLSLDENITRENVYSNRVGHVQKVHQSLDEAKIALVKQRKIVRSVGDDEDIQEVELVQQQQPREEEDNATDIEDSVFHSPQHQTNRKAPYPSSSNPFFGDSLESICPPEPEEELGRAPESPLDFRPESTEAEPTNSSSAASSVRNSPVIGRSRSLFSTSAATGKLIARQLSNQKKHFTGGGSGGGSSSSGAGNGSGIGHFHDLKEKIAASRKGIFGSQDKTSGPSTDERGTVLLSESHGDRVKPKLVKNFNEFLNFAAINKSRISDRLATKKLLANSSTTNVTNASKGTINNSGSIESTTSSYTTTGGGGMGGGASRDDSTETIEYNELKPKPVIKLTKSSFDDSDSSATSVGVVLDSMATTAALSRSSDNSSFIVDDSSASGSPIHVRKGEEKDTTMKVTSPPVEPNEEGLSSQRPEELFMGGSYAATGAAADGSSPDDSQEYFPMTTSMTRELRLELENLDRHVFGNDFHSKQQRVFTLSSCVDMETPPESGDSLERAVGIQGVSPSTITTVVEIDQDTTTTVTSIAYSKLDNNGSLPRSFDTTMEIQSIDEICDRSDDHRPEQVEEEGLAAAAVVVRYREKPGRRRQGTGGCPSSIISDNRDSKRISTSSANVTSSDVFVWENPLHQECVDDNAISPVSGGMVTGEVTQIHQRTATTPDEHPELEYDGEIIEETTLGKKSVTPIRLVRRNGDRSVPCSARNSMILPDSSDSSCDSPLARSPAAVKFKFHPNNPFFDAESSAIDNRPVGVCSLPRAGVTDGEELVAGGALEEATEASAIIMGVSANDTLLNKTFEEKPSPSASSVEPNPLDVGGAGASSIVTIASTMKIAGALPPPQEFGGGNPFLMFLCLTILLQHRDYIMKTGMDYNEMAMHFDKMVRKHNVTRVLNQARQMYAEYRRLYQQQLSQAGTVSRASMPGSVSMMASSFHGTQSIGLGGGNMDSLLRKASAPEVSSARRNTGGDLTLVT